The following are encoded in a window of Brevibacillus sp. DP1.3A genomic DNA:
- a CDS encoding histidine phosphatase family protein, whose protein sequence is MKTYIYMVRHGESPKTEGDERTRGLTEKGWSDACIITQLLKDEGIDAFISSPYQRAMATIEELAQSVGKEIVVLEELRELVFIGNNQIMADSELYPLVKRMFTEPDFSLLGGESIAICRNRVVSTLRKILEQYRGQKVVIGTHGAVMTLMMGYFDSQYDLDFLLTTSKPDIYKMEFQGEVLVETKRLWRN, encoded by the coding sequence ATGAAAACCTATATTTACATGGTCAGGCACGGAGAATCACCAAAAACCGAAGGAGACGAAAGAACACGAGGACTGACTGAAAAAGGTTGGTCAGATGCCTGTATCATTACTCAATTGTTGAAAGACGAGGGGATAGATGCGTTCATTTCAAGTCCGTATCAAAGGGCAATGGCAACCATAGAAGAACTAGCCCAGTCCGTAGGGAAAGAGATCGTCGTTTTAGAAGAGCTGAGAGAACTCGTTTTTATCGGAAACAATCAAATCATGGCTGATAGCGAATTGTATCCATTAGTAAAGAGGATGTTTACTGAGCCAGACTTTTCTTTACTTGGAGGAGAGTCCATCGCAATTTGTCGGAATCGTGTGGTAAGTACGTTGCGAAAAATTTTAGAGCAATATAGAGGGCAGAAAGTTGTAATCGGAACGCATGGTGCCGTTATGACTTTGATGATGGGGTACTTTGACAGTCAGTACGATTTGGATTTTTTATTGACGACGTCCAAGCCTGATATTTACAAAATGGAGTTTCAGGGTGAAGTGCTCGTAGAAACGAAGCGATTATGGAGGAACTGA
- a CDS encoding SMI1/KNR4 family protein, whose protein sequence is MDIKEYIKNGFEAYYARYNQVTEEGFCRWMRPDVPDVMKVADVDEEWSRWKLVPSTVSHEDVASLEKEFGLKFPEWYKAFISAYHHYFDVIPEQGIDEPFDRIKDMYSPLLCKLGYLPFSWDTEYGKIRCIDLQESPDEEKCGIYEIDHEILFEMDEENTERNELKESLIFLYPNFKTYFDHTFLERA, encoded by the coding sequence ATGGATATAAAAGAGTATATCAAGAATGGTTTTGAAGCTTACTATGCCCGATATAACCAAGTGACAGAGGAAGGTTTTTGCAGATGGATGCGGCCAGACGTCCCTGATGTCATGAAAGTAGCTGATGTCGATGAAGAGTGGTCCAGATGGAAGCTGGTTCCTTCTACCGTAAGTCACGAGGATGTGGCTTCGCTAGAAAAAGAATTTGGGTTGAAATTTCCGGAGTGGTATAAAGCCTTCATTTCTGCTTATCATCATTATTTCGACGTCATTCCTGAACAAGGGATTGATGAGCCATTCGATCGTATTAAAGATATGTACAGCCCGTTGCTTTGCAAGTTAGGCTACCTTCCTTTTTCATGGGATACAGAGTACGGAAAAATACGATGTATCGATTTGCAAGAAAGCCCGGATGAAGAGAAGTGTGGAATCTATGAAATTGACCATGAAATTTTGTTTGAAATGGATGAAGAAAATACAGAACGCAACGAATTGAAAGAATCACTGATCTTTTTATATCCGAATTTCAAAACTTATTTTGACCACACTTTTTTAGAACGTGCATGA
- a CDS encoding RNA polymerase sigma-70 factor: MEALYKQYKGLMFRLAYQMLGSATDAEDIVQDVFVKAHDVSLEQMDEPKAYLCKMTTNRCLDLLKSARKKRELYTGPWLPEPISTPDANSYDSVITKDLLSYAMLVLLERLSPPERAVFVLREAFDFQYDEIAELVGKTEANCRKIVSRAKKKMGIDPEESHLIPEKELGEEWIGRFLSALEHGNVETLLTLLATDAVLLSDGGGKVTAALHPILSGERVASFLLGLMRGFSKRSDFSVELAPLNNQTGFVIRLDGRIDTVVFFHIEHGVIHNLYFVRNPEKLRFVES, translated from the coding sequence ATGGAGGCTCTGTACAAACAATATAAGGGGCTCATGTTCCGCCTCGCCTATCAGATGCTCGGCTCGGCCACGGATGCGGAGGATATCGTGCAGGACGTATTCGTGAAGGCCCATGATGTCTCGCTGGAACAGATGGACGAACCGAAGGCTTACCTGTGCAAAATGACCACAAACCGCTGCCTCGATTTGTTAAAATCTGCTCGCAAAAAACGGGAGCTGTATACTGGACCATGGCTACCAGAGCCCATCTCTACCCCTGATGCAAACAGCTATGATTCTGTCATTACCAAAGACTTGCTATCCTACGCGATGCTCGTCCTGTTGGAGCGGCTGTCTCCCCCAGAACGAGCGGTATTCGTCCTGCGAGAAGCCTTTGACTTCCAATATGACGAGATTGCCGAGCTGGTTGGAAAAACCGAAGCGAATTGCCGCAAGATTGTTAGTCGGGCAAAAAAGAAAATGGGGATTGACCCAGAGGAATCTCATCTCATCCCAGAAAAAGAGCTCGGCGAAGAATGGATCGGCCGTTTTCTGTCTGCGTTGGAGCACGGAAATGTCGAGACATTGCTCACTCTGCTTGCCACAGATGCGGTATTGCTCTCCGACGGCGGCGGCAAGGTCACCGCAGCTCTGCATCCGATCTTGTCTGGCGAACGCGTGGCTTCCTTCTTACTCGGCTTGATGCGCGGCTTCTCAAAGCGTTCAGATTTCTCCGTAGAGCTCGCACCTTTAAACAACCAGACCGGGTTTGTGATCAGACTGGACGGCAGAATCGACACCGTGGTGTTTTTTCATATCGAACACGGAGTTATTCACAACCTCTACTTTGTCAGAAATCCTGAAAAGTTAAGATTCGTAGAGTCGTAG
- a CDS encoding NAD(P)/FAD-dependent oxidoreductase has protein sequence MKEQTCVIVGGGYAGIHALKAVRDTCKGRPIRFILIDREPHHLRKVLLFKPAAAKTDISIPLESLFPEGVEFVQGTVTSIKGKEKSLLFRNKNGQEQALPYDILILAVGSVIRQPESEQGGIALTGVKAAESIRDKWLANMRQAVHEKQPSERERLLTIAVAGAGISGMETAAELAFAMREEAKNLGIHPDEVNVYLINAQNRLFSEGPAKMGRKLESALTDGGVTILHGQKAFHERDGILTLASGRMLAVGLCVWSLGLLPNPALRSMGVPLTTHGQVVVDESYRVAGTPGVYSIGDCARIVDPASGQADTMTCKEASGQAIRLGKIVLADLDGTPAPAHKSYMDIYCVGLGPERGMVWTRKWGLDIILTGKLGWKLRQFTWNVASMIK, from the coding sequence ATGAAAGAACAAACATGTGTGATTGTCGGAGGCGGGTACGCTGGTATCCACGCACTAAAAGCCGTTCGCGATACCTGCAAAGGACGCCCGATCCGCTTCATCTTAATCGATAGAGAGCCTCATCACCTTCGCAAAGTCCTGTTGTTCAAACCAGCTGCTGCCAAAACAGATATCTCAATTCCTCTAGAAAGCCTGTTTCCAGAGGGCGTCGAATTCGTCCAAGGTACAGTCACGTCGATCAAAGGGAAGGAGAAAAGCCTCTTATTCCGGAACAAAAACGGTCAAGAGCAGGCGTTGCCCTACGACATTCTCATCCTGGCAGTAGGAAGCGTCATTCGCCAACCGGAGTCAGAACAAGGCGGCATCGCTTTGACGGGCGTCAAGGCGGCCGAGTCGATTCGGGATAAGTGGCTTGCCAATATGCGCCAAGCCGTCCATGAAAAGCAGCCATCCGAACGTGAGCGATTGTTGACGATCGCCGTTGCGGGAGCGGGTATCAGCGGGATGGAGACCGCTGCGGAGCTGGCTTTCGCTATGCGTGAGGAAGCGAAGAACCTCGGCATCCATCCTGATGAAGTCAACGTCTATCTCATCAACGCACAAAATCGTTTGTTTTCGGAAGGCCCTGCCAAAATGGGGCGCAAGCTGGAGAGTGCACTCACAGATGGCGGCGTTACCATTCTGCATGGTCAAAAGGCATTTCATGAGCGGGACGGAATACTGACGCTAGCCAGTGGTCGCATGCTTGCTGTCGGGCTGTGCGTCTGGTCGCTCGGACTCTTGCCCAATCCCGCATTGCGCAGCATGGGCGTGCCACTGACCACACACGGACAGGTGGTCGTCGATGAATCCTATCGTGTAGCGGGAACGCCGGGGGTGTACAGTATTGGCGATTGTGCGCGCATCGTAGATCCAGCCAGCGGGCAAGCGGACACGATGACATGCAAGGAAGCCTCCGGGCAGGCGATACGTTTGGGCAAAATTGTGCTGGCTGACTTGGATGGAACCCCTGCCCCTGCACACAAAAGCTACATGGACATTTACTGCGTCGGACTCGGCCCTGAACGCGGAATGGTTTGGACGAGAAAATGGGGACTCGATATCATTTTGACAGGGAAATTGGGGTGGAAGCTTCGCCAGTTCACCTGGAATGTTGCCAGCATGATAAAATAG
- a CDS encoding GNAT family N-acetyltransferase has product MSYNIYTFAQRSDLNDQADALIEASWSAFMLNDEVANEYYGHLYDWFSPYQFMLTDEADKVIAVGNAIPFYWDGTSEGLPKGWDDVFLQGIEDYRQEKQPNAISALSISIDPHYRGHGLSEQMVTAMKDIAKENGLVHLVAPVRPSLKHKYPLTPMDKYVQWKTTDDAPFDPWVRTHWKLGATIMQVAPESMLIKGSLTDWESWTGMKFPESGSYIIPDALVPVQVDVEKDEVVYIEPNIWMQHVL; this is encoded by the coding sequence ATGTCATACAACATCTACACTTTCGCACAAAGATCGGATTTAAACGATCAAGCTGATGCACTAATCGAAGCAAGCTGGTCTGCCTTCATGCTCAATGATGAAGTGGCTAACGAATATTATGGTCATCTGTATGACTGGTTCTCTCCTTATCAATTTATGCTGACGGACGAGGCTGACAAGGTGATCGCTGTAGGAAATGCGATTCCATTTTATTGGGATGGCACTTCGGAAGGGCTACCAAAAGGGTGGGATGATGTCTTTCTGCAAGGGATTGAAGACTACCGCCAAGAAAAACAGCCAAACGCGATATCGGCACTCTCCATCTCCATCGATCCCCACTATCGTGGACACGGTCTCAGCGAGCAGATGGTTACGGCGATGAAGGATATCGCCAAGGAAAATGGCTTGGTGCACTTGGTGGCACCCGTACGTCCATCGCTCAAGCACAAGTACCCGCTCACGCCCATGGATAAGTATGTTCAGTGGAAAACGACCGATGACGCTCCGTTTGATCCGTGGGTGCGCACGCATTGGAAACTGGGAGCGACGATCATGCAGGTTGCGCCGGAATCCATGCTGATCAAAGGAAGCTTGACGGATTGGGAAAGCTGGACAGGGATGAAATTCCCGGAGTCCGGATCGTACATCATTCCAGACGCATTAGTTCCCGTGCAGGTTGACGTGGAAAAGGACGAAGTGGTATATATCGAGCCGAATATTTGGATGCAGCATGTTTTGTAG
- a CDS encoding sigma-70 family RNA polymerase sigma factor — MNEAETMPASLEVTREARLKWLMQQYGEKIFHLVSLTVKNHALADDITQNVFIQAYRHLDQFRGDGQIKHWLYKIAMNESKKHFRSWSFRNIFPTMDDHLGDLMDRQANNQVEEEILNRVKREEVVTYIQSLAPKYRQVILLHYYEDLSIAEVADILAVSQEVVRTRLHRARKQLKETMSKEVKG, encoded by the coding sequence TTGAACGAAGCAGAAACAATGCCAGCCAGTCTGGAGGTTACACGGGAAGCCAGACTGAAATGGCTGATGCAGCAATACGGGGAGAAGATTTTTCATCTGGTGAGTCTCACGGTAAAGAATCATGCGTTGGCGGACGATATTACCCAAAACGTGTTTATCCAAGCATATCGGCATCTCGATCAGTTCCGCGGGGACGGGCAGATCAAGCATTGGCTCTACAAGATCGCGATGAATGAAAGCAAAAAGCATTTTCGGTCGTGGTCGTTCCGCAACATTTTTCCGACGATGGATGATCATCTGGGCGACCTGATGGATCGGCAGGCAAACAATCAGGTAGAGGAAGAGATTTTAAACCGGGTGAAGCGGGAAGAGGTCGTCACGTACATTCAATCCCTCGCACCGAAGTACAGGCAGGTTATCCTCCTGCATTATTACGAAGACCTGTCGATTGCGGAAGTTGCGGACATTCTCGCGGTTTCGCAAGAGGTCGTCCGTACGCGTTTGCATCGAGCCAGGAAGCAATTGAAGGAGACCATGTCGAAGGAGGTAAAAGGATGA
- a CDS encoding ferrous iron transporter B: MDEPFATNPSDSLEALLSAARSSVEGSAIRDTIVSDIYRTSRSICKEAVTYEDKQKLSSAYKLDKIVTSKIWGYPIMLAILGAVFWITIAGANVPSGMLADMFGVVEGYLTAGFQAVHAPDWLHGILVLGFFRGTSWVVSVMLPPMAIFFPVFALLENFGYLPRVAFNMDRLFKNAGGHGKQALTMSMGFGCNAAAILSTRIIESPRERMLAILTNNFVPCNGRWPTLILLASLFMATSTTSGWQSLITALIVMGMVLFGIVITLTVSWTLSKTALRGVPTHYTLELPPYRRPQIWKTILIASKDKSWSVLKRAVIVAAPAGIITWVLGNIFVGGDSILAHMAAFFDPFAQIIGLDGYILMAFILGLPANEIVLPILLMGYMSSGAMVDLEGIDNIKDVFLQHGWTWLTALNMMLFSLLHYPCGTTLFNIYKETKSVKWTVLSALIPLAIAIGVTFLTAQVARALGWV; this comes from the coding sequence ATGGACGAACCGTTTGCCACTAATCCGTCTGATTCCCTTGAGGCACTTCTTTCTGCGGCCCGGAGCTCAGTGGAAGGAAGTGCAATTCGAGACACGATTGTGAGTGACATTTATCGCACCAGTCGCAGTATTTGTAAGGAAGCGGTGACATACGAAGACAAGCAAAAGCTTTCTAGTGCATATAAGTTGGATAAAATTGTGACGTCCAAAATATGGGGCTACCCCATCATGCTGGCGATTTTAGGTGCGGTATTCTGGATCACGATCGCAGGTGCCAATGTTCCATCCGGAATGCTTGCCGACATGTTCGGTGTTGTCGAGGGTTATCTAACTGCTGGCTTTCAAGCTGTACATGCACCCGATTGGCTGCACGGGATTCTGGTTCTCGGATTCTTTCGCGGTACCTCATGGGTTGTCAGCGTCATGCTACCTCCGATGGCTATCTTTTTCCCAGTCTTTGCTCTGCTCGAGAACTTCGGATATTTGCCGCGTGTCGCTTTCAACATGGATCGTCTGTTTAAAAATGCAGGCGGACACGGCAAACAGGCATTGACCATGTCGATGGGGTTTGGCTGTAACGCAGCAGCCATCCTTTCCACCCGGATTATCGAATCTCCTCGGGAGCGAATGCTGGCGATTCTGACCAATAATTTCGTCCCGTGTAATGGTCGCTGGCCTACCTTGATCTTATTGGCGTCTCTTTTTATGGCGACCAGCACGACCAGCGGATGGCAATCTCTGATTACTGCTCTTATCGTCATGGGTATGGTACTTTTTGGAATCGTTATCACTCTTACGGTTTCCTGGACGTTATCCAAAACAGCCTTGCGCGGAGTACCGACACACTATACGCTGGAGCTGCCCCCGTACCGTCGTCCGCAGATTTGGAAAACGATCCTCATCGCAAGTAAAGATAAATCGTGGAGCGTGCTGAAAAGGGCCGTCATTGTTGCCGCCCCTGCCGGTATCATCACTTGGGTATTGGGCAATATCTTTGTCGGTGGAGATAGCATCCTCGCCCATATGGCTGCCTTTTTTGATCCGTTTGCACAAATCATTGGTCTCGATGGCTATATTCTCATGGCTTTTATTCTCGGCTTGCCCGCTAATGAAATCGTTCTGCCGATTCTTCTGATGGGGTATATGTCCTCCGGTGCCATGGTTGATCTGGAAGGGATCGACAATATCAAGGATGTCTTCTTGCAGCACGGGTGGACTTGGTTGACAGCACTCAATATGATGTTGTTCTCTTTGCTTCATTACCCTTGCGGCACTACCTTGTTCAATATTTACAAGGAAACGAAAAGTGTGAAATGGACGGTGCTTTCCGCACTCATTCCGCTAGCCATTGCGATCGGAGTAACATTCTTGACTGCCCAGGTGGCAAGAGCACTCGGTTGGGTGTAA
- a CDS encoding FeoB small GTPase domain-containing protein yields the protein MTSYTIALAGNPNTGKSTLFNTLTGLRQHTGNWAGKTVVMAEGEFSRGNTTFRIIDLPGTYSLYSNSTDEEVARDYIIFEQPDVTVVVLDATSLERNLNLALQVLEMTPYVVVCVNLIDEAKKLGIRIDLEKISQRLGVPCVAISARNHIGIENLLDQVEKVANGTIVPNPVQITYSDQIESKLAQLEPLIEKTLGSRFPTRWIALRLLDGDESLLRTLRERMQDPATAARKEPLTHGRTVCH from the coding sequence GTGACTTCCTACACGATTGCCTTGGCAGGAAACCCGAATACCGGTAAGAGTACATTATTCAACACATTGACTGGACTTCGCCAACATACGGGAAACTGGGCAGGAAAGACAGTCGTAATGGCTGAGGGAGAATTCTCTCGGGGAAATACGACTTTTCGGATCATCGATTTGCCAGGTACGTATTCCTTGTATTCCAACTCGACGGATGAAGAAGTGGCGAGAGATTACATTATCTTCGAGCAACCTGACGTCACCGTTGTGGTACTGGATGCAACTTCTTTGGAACGGAATCTCAATTTGGCCTTGCAGGTGTTGGAAATGACCCCCTACGTCGTCGTATGCGTCAATTTGATCGATGAAGCGAAAAAGCTTGGCATTCGTATTGATCTGGAAAAAATCTCGCAAAGATTAGGTGTTCCCTGTGTCGCCATTTCCGCCAGAAATCATATCGGGATCGAGAATTTGCTCGATCAGGTGGAGAAAGTAGCGAACGGAACAATCGTGCCCAATCCTGTACAGATAACCTACAGTGATCAGATTGAGTCCAAGTTGGCACAGTTGGAGCCGCTCATCGAGAAAACCTTGGGTAGTCGTTTTCCGACAAGATGGATCGCTCTGCGGTTGTTAGATGGTGATGAAAGTTTGTTGCGAACCTTGAGAGAGCGCATGCAAGATCCGGCTACAGCTGCAAGAAAGGAGCCTTTGACCCATGGACGAACCGTTTGCCACTAA
- a CDS encoding FeoA family protein, which produces MPSISIPLSDALIGSHICLDRIDVQGILRRRLLDLGFVPGNIVEVMQKSPLGDPIAFRVNNTIIALRKEESSLIFGEYVGSEEK; this is translated from the coding sequence ATGCCATCTATCAGCATTCCTTTGTCTGATGCCTTGATTGGTAGCCACATCTGTCTGGATCGTATTGACGTTCAGGGTATACTGCGCAGGCGATTGTTGGATCTCGGATTCGTCCCCGGCAACATCGTGGAAGTCATGCAAAAAAGTCCGCTAGGCGATCCCATTGCCTTTCGGGTAAATAACACAATCATCGCCCTGCGCAAAGAAGAAAGCTCCCTCATATTCGGGGAGTACGTGGGGAGTGAAGAAAAGTGA
- a CDS encoding dimethylarginine dimethylaminohydrolase family protein, which produces MFQGSQSMVKKMKTVIIKHPHQAFISQEHLDQSWKTFNYTDRPDWDRALHEYAKFESILREHVENVLHLPQSDKTGLDSIYAHDPVKFTSKGAIILKSGKELRQGEAEVYKAFLEENNIPILGQLTGDALSDGGDLVWLGEKTLAIGLGFRTNEVAIAQITEMVKDFTDEIIVVQLPYDRGPAECLHLMSIISMVDHDLAVVYSKLMPVFFRQLLIDRGIQLIEVPDHEYDNLGSNVLALAPRVCMVVSGNPITKQRLLDAGATVYEYEGEEISYKGTGGPTCLTSPVERI; this is translated from the coding sequence ATGTTCCAAGGCAGCCAATCCATGGTCAAAAAGATGAAAACCGTCATCATCAAGCATCCCCATCAAGCATTTATCAGTCAAGAACATCTCGATCAATCGTGGAAAACCTTCAATTATACAGACCGCCCTGACTGGGACCGCGCTCTGCATGAATACGCCAAATTCGAATCAATTTTGCGCGAGCATGTAGAAAACGTCCTGCACTTGCCACAATCTGATAAAACCGGACTGGATTCCATTTACGCCCATGACCCTGTGAAATTTACTTCTAAAGGGGCAATCATCCTCAAATCTGGCAAGGAGCTCCGTCAGGGTGAAGCCGAAGTATACAAAGCCTTTTTAGAAGAAAACAATATCCCGATCCTGGGACAGCTCACAGGCGATGCCTTGTCAGATGGCGGCGATCTCGTCTGGCTGGGTGAAAAAACGCTCGCGATCGGCCTTGGCTTCCGCACGAACGAAGTGGCTATCGCTCAAATTACAGAAATGGTCAAGGATTTCACGGATGAAATCATCGTCGTGCAGCTCCCGTATGATCGCGGTCCTGCGGAATGTCTGCATCTGATGTCGATTATCAGCATGGTCGATCATGATTTGGCAGTTGTTTACTCCAAGCTGATGCCAGTATTTTTCCGCCAACTGCTCATTGACAGAGGCATTCAGTTAATCGAGGTACCGGATCATGAGTACGATAATCTCGGCAGCAATGTTCTCGCTCTCGCGCCGCGTGTGTGCATGGTCGTGTCCGGCAACCCGATTACGAAGCAACGCCTTCTCGATGCAGGTGCGACTGTGTACGAGTATGAGGGCGAGGAGATTTCTTATAAGGGAACAGGTGGACCTACTTGCCTGACAAGCCCGGTGGAACGGATCTAG
- a CDS encoding IclR family transcriptional regulator, whose amino-acid sequence MIQSFDRAMAIATALSSDEHRKWWTINDLAKECQLPVSTIYRLLYTLMKHGLVEQDAATKQYTLGIKWMEFGLRVLDRIDYRKVIKPMIEELAREVNESVYFSQPSGLESIVVDRVDSQHNIRIYDQLGLRIPMHIGAANKVVLAHMPVEEARQTVVQLVGEEQVPVFMEKLQEIRAAGHAVSFAERTENTASVAAPVIDYTQKVIGALSIGIVTYDLKEERLQYLIERVKDVAHKTSQRLGGLSKA is encoded by the coding sequence GTGATTCAATCGTTTGATCGAGCGATGGCGATTGCAACGGCACTTTCGTCGGATGAACATAGAAAATGGTGGACGATCAATGATTTAGCGAAGGAATGCCAGCTCCCGGTCAGCACCATTTATCGACTGTTGTACACGTTGATGAAGCATGGACTGGTAGAGCAGGATGCTGCGACCAAGCAATATACGTTGGGGATTAAATGGATGGAGTTTGGTTTGCGCGTGCTTGATCGAATCGATTATCGCAAAGTAATCAAGCCGATGATCGAGGAGCTTGCCAGAGAAGTGAACGAAAGTGTTTATTTCAGTCAGCCTAGCGGACTCGAATCCATTGTTGTCGATCGTGTAGACAGTCAGCACAATATCCGCATCTACGACCAGTTGGGCTTGCGGATTCCGATGCATATCGGTGCGGCCAATAAAGTCGTGCTGGCACATATGCCTGTGGAAGAAGCACGACAAACCGTAGTGCAGCTCGTGGGTGAAGAGCAGGTACCTGTTTTTATGGAGAAGCTCCAGGAGATCAGAGCAGCTGGTCATGCGGTCAGCTTTGCGGAGCGGACGGAAAATACGGCGTCCGTCGCAGCACCGGTGATTGATTACACCCAAAAGGTAATCGGCGCGTTAAGCATTGGAATTGTTACGTATGATTTGAAGGAGGAACGACTCCAGTATTTGATTGAACGGGTAAAGGATGTCGCTCACAAAACCTCGCAACGGCTAGGCGGCCTGTCAAAGGCTTGA
- a CDS encoding general stress protein produces the protein MKKYLEARFSFLYIGEACGVIGFLILSFPIDFLYPQWRLFSLYSFWASFFLLEFLLLQGSVYWYFKWKGLKRENRSITPLWLVLQLKHVQKINIFVIILAPVLFMIDVWRWQSTMPVAGLTIVGGIYALGVLEYINYFHVQLSYDNRSDLKYLIKTKRLKQACIRKDFQRLDEGGA, from the coding sequence ATGAAAAAATATCTAGAGGCGAGGTTTTCTTTTTTATACATTGGCGAAGCCTGTGGCGTAATTGGTTTTCTGATTCTCAGCTTCCCTATCGATTTTTTGTACCCGCAATGGAGGTTATTTTCCCTCTATTCTTTCTGGGCTTCGTTTTTTCTTTTGGAATTTCTTTTACTGCAAGGGAGCGTGTATTGGTATTTCAAATGGAAAGGATTGAAAAGGGAAAATCGATCGATCACTCCCCTCTGGCTTGTTCTTCAATTGAAGCACGTACAGAAGATAAACATTTTCGTGATTATTCTCGCACCTGTTCTGTTTATGATCGATGTCTGGAGATGGCAGTCTACTATGCCTGTAGCTGGTTTGACGATTGTCGGAGGTATCTATGCCTTGGGTGTTCTGGAATATATCAACTACTTCCATGTCCAACTCTCCTACGACAATCGCTCGGATCTCAAATATTTGATAAAGACAAAAAGGCTAAAGCAGGCTTGTATCAGAAAAGATTTTCAGCGATTGGATGAAGGTGGGGCTTAG
- a CDS encoding RNA polymerase sigma factor gives MQDTIDYESRIKAIYREHYRDVYQYLYYFTGKREHAEDLTQEVFIRVLDALGRYEERSSVKTWILHIAKHVAIDDYRKRRVQTFFGMELLKGLPSLLGRPEAELASKEEQLEIEQAMQKMKPHHRNVLILRGIKAYSIRETAEILGTSEAKVRVDFHRATKELKKVLHVDWIGGLANEYSK, from the coding sequence GTGCAGGACACAATTGATTACGAGTCGCGGATCAAAGCGATCTATCGCGAGCACTACCGGGATGTCTATCAATATCTCTACTACTTCACGGGGAAGCGCGAGCATGCGGAGGATTTGACGCAAGAAGTATTTATCCGGGTCTTGGATGCCTTGGGCAGATACGAGGAGCGTTCCAGTGTGAAGACGTGGATTTTACATATTGCCAAGCATGTCGCCATCGATGATTACCGGAAGAGGCGGGTGCAAACGTTCTTTGGCATGGAATTGTTAAAAGGGCTGCCTTCTCTTCTAGGGAGGCCGGAAGCGGAGCTGGCTTCCAAGGAAGAGCAGCTGGAAATTGAGCAGGCCATGCAGAAAATGAAGCCACATCATCGGAATGTACTGATTTTACGCGGTATCAAGGCTTACAGTATCCGGGAAACAGCAGAAATCCTTGGCACCAGCGAAGCCAAGGTTCGCGTAGATTTTCACCGGGCCACAAAAGAGCTCAAAAAAGTTTTGCATGTCGACTGGATAGGAGGGTTGGCCAATGAATACTCCAAATGA